One stretch of Carassius gibelio isolate Cgi1373 ecotype wild population from Czech Republic chromosome B1, carGib1.2-hapl.c, whole genome shotgun sequence DNA includes these proteins:
- the pnpla6 gene encoding patatin-like phospholipase domain-containing protein 6 isoform X4: MGQSTSGPESTEPPQLDRFGNIKSLVEDQLQTSMVVGIIIGAGVAIVLIAVLIFFVMRRIQLRKLEAQEAPKYRFRKRDKVLFYGRKIMRKVSQSTSSLVGSASSSRPRLKKKQKMLNIAKKILRFKKEVPTLQMKEPPPSVLEADLTEFDVANSHLPSEVLYMLKNVRVLGHFEKPLFLELCKHMVFLQFQQGEYVFRPGQPDSSIYVVQDGKLELCLTGQDGKDGVVKEVYPGDSVHSLLSILDVITGHQRPYKTVSARAAEVSTVLRLPVDAFLSIFEKYPESLVRVVQIIMVRLQRVTVLALHNYLGLTNELFSHDMQARPSPASPHALRSSPVRHSRRFGSLTVPDKHREAAVQNASGGDQGKDGGTTPTLSRTISMPVDIAGIQKSLRSDFDMAYERGRISVSAEDGEENLLRKTPPAFTREQRERKVTVDEVPSSVYLYPEEESGMENIFTPFQGRPNAALFEEAQKEILKLMKIEDPALLNGRVTFHHAKAGSVLARQGDQDVSLHFVLSGCLHVYQKMIDKQEAVCLFVTHPGEMVGQLAVLTGEPLIFTIKAERDCTYLKISKSDLYEIMREQPSVVLSAAHTVAIRMSPFVRQMDFAIDWMAVEAGRALYRQDDQSDCTYIVLNGRLRSVIRKANGKKELVGEYGRGDLIGVVEALTRQPRATTVHAVRDTELVKLPEGTLNNIKRRYPQVVTRLIHLLGQKILGNLQQPRGPFSSSALGLPSVASSPDVTNPASNLSTVAVLPVCDDVPINAFNLELSHALSAIGPTLLLTSDIIRERLGASALDSIHEYRLSGWLAQQEDINRIVLYQTDSGMTPWTQRCIRQADCILIVGLGDQEPALGELEQMLENTAVRALKQLVLLHREDGPGPSRTVEWLNMRSWCSGHLHLKCPRRIFSRRSPSKLREVYEKVFEKTADTHSDFSRLARVLTGNSIALVLGGGGARGCSHVGVIKAMEEAGIPIDIVGGTSIGSFIGALYAEERSAVRVKQRAREWSKAMNSVFKTVLDLTYPITSMFSGSAFNTSISKVFEDKQIEDLWLPYFNVTTDITASSMRVHKDGSLWRYVRASMTLSGYLPPLCDPKDGNLLMDGGYINNLPGKYGPEQLLRERAAGAQTQSGLVNHLIFCFKELHCSE; this comes from the exons ATGGGACAGAGCACATCAGGCCCAGAGTCCACAGAACCTCCACAG ctGGACAGATTTGGAAACATCAAGAGTTTAGTGGAGGATCAGCTGCAGACCAGCATG GTGGTGGGAATAATAATTGGCGCTGGAGTCGCCATCGTCCTCATCGCTGTCCTCATATTTTTTGTCATGCGCAGAATTCAGCTCCGCA AACTGGAGGCTCAGGAAGCCCCGAAGTATCGCTTTCGTAAAAGAGACAAAGTCTTGTTTTATGGGAGGAAGATTATGAGGAAGGTGTCTCAGTCCACCTCTTCGTTAGTGGGCTCCGCTTCGTCCTCCAGGCCCCGCCTCAAAAAGAAACAGAAGATGCTGAACATTGCCAAAAA GATCCTGCGTTTTAAGAAGGAAGTGCCCACTCTGCAGATGAAGGAACCTCCTCCGTCAGTGCTGGAGGCAGATCTCACAGAGTTCGACGTGGCCAATTCGCACCTGCCATCTGAGGTGCTCTACATGCTGAAGAACGTGCG TGTGTTGGGGCACTTCGAGAAGCCATTGTTCCTGGAGCTGTGTAAGCACATGGTGTTTCTGCAGTTCCAGCAGGGCGAATATGTCTTCAGACCCGGTCAGCCTGATAGCAGCATATATGTGGTACAGGATGGCAAGCTGGAGTTGTGTCTTACTGGACAG GATGGAAAGGATGGAGTTGTCAAAGAAGTTTACCCTGGAGACAGTGTTCACAGTCTGCTAAGCATCCTTGATGTCATCACA GGTCACCAGAGACCTTATAAAACAGTCTCAGCGAGAGCGGCAGAAGTGTCCACTGTCCTCAGACTGCCTGTCGATGCCTTTCTGTCCATCTTTGAGAAATACCCAGAGAGCCTTGTGCGGGTGGTTCAG ATCATCATGGTCCGTCTTCAGAGAGTGACTGTTTTGGCCCTGCACAACTATCTGGGGCTCACCAATGAGCTCTTCAGCCAT GACATGCAGGCTCGTCCCTCTCCTGCCTCTCCTCATGCATTACGCTCCAGTCCGGTACGACACAGCAGACGCTTCGGCAGTCTCACCGTTCCTGATAAACACCGTGAGGCCGCTGTTCAAAATGCTTCTG GTGGGGATCAAGGGAAGGATGGTGGCACAACACCGACACTCAGTAGGACCATATCCATGCCTGTAGACATCGCAG GAATTCAGAAGAGTCTGCGTTCAGATTTCGACATGGCTTATGAGAGAGGCCGGATCTCTGTATCCGCTGAGGATGGAGAGGAAAATCTGCTGAGGAAAACTCCACCTGCTTTCACACGA GAGCAGCGGGAGAGGAAGGTGACTGTGGATGAGGTTCCTTCAAGTGTGTATTTGTATCCTGAGGAGGAGTCGGGCATGGAGAACATTTTTACTCCATTTCAAGGACGACCTAATGCTGCACTGTTCGAGGAGGCCCAGAAAGAGATTCTCAAACTCATGAAGATTGAG GACCCTGCGCTGCTGAACGGGAGGGTGACGTTTCATCATGCTAAAGCTGGATCTGTGTTAGCCAGGCAGGGAGACCAG GATGTGAGTCTGCACTTCGTCCTGTCTGGTTGTCTTCATGTCTATCAGAAGATGATTGACAAGCAGGAAGCAGTGTGTCTGTTTGTGACCCATCCGGGTGAGATGGTTGGACAACTGGCTGTACTCACAGGAGAGCCGCTCATCTTCACCATCAAAGCTGAGCGGGATTGTACCTACCTCAAGATCTCCAAGTCTGACTTATATGA GATCATGCGTGAGCAGCCAAGTGTAGTTCTCAGTGCAGCTCACACCGTGGCTATCCGCATGTCCCCGTTTGTACGGCAGATGGATTTCGCCATTGACTGGATGGCTGTTGAAGCCGGACGGGCCCTGTACAG GCAAGATGATCAGTCCGACTGTACCTATATTGTGCTGAATGGACGACTGCGTTCTGTCATCCGAAAAGCAAATGGGAAGAAGGAGCTTGTTGGAGAGTATGGCAGAGGAGATCTCATTGGAGTT gtgGAGGCTTTGACTCGACAGCCTCGTGCCACCACAGTCCATGCAGTCAGAGACACTGAGCTGGTGAAGCTTCCAGAAGGAACACTCAACAACATTAAGAGAAGATACCCGCAGGTGGTGACACGCTTGATCCATCTGCTGGGGCAGAAGATTCTGGGGAACCTCCAGCAGCCCCGTGGACCTTTCTCAA GCTCCGCTTTGGGTCTGCCAAGTGTAGCATCGAGTCCGGACGTCACTAACCCAGCTAGTAATCTCTCCACTGTGGCAGTGCTTCCTGTTTGTGATGATGTACCAATCAATGCCTTCAATTTGGAGCTCAGCCATGCCCTCAGCGCCATAG GACCAACACTGCTGCTAACCAGTGACATCATCAGAGAGAGACTTGGAGCTTCTGCTTTGGACAG TATTCATGAGTACAGGTTATCAGGCTGGTTGGCTCAGCAGGAGGACATTAATCGTATAGTGCTGTATCAGACGGACAGTGGTATGACCCCATGGACTCAACGCTGTATACGACAAGCTGACTGTATCCTCATTGTGGGGCTTGGAGACCAGGAACCTGCACTTGGAGAG TTGGAGCAGATGCTGGAGAACACAGCAGTACGGGCCCTGAAGCAGTTAGTTCTGCTGCATCGTGAGGACGGGCCAGGTCCGTCGAGAACCGTTGAATGGCTGAACATGCGAAGCTGGTGCTCTGgacaccttcacctgaagtgccCTCGTAGAATTTTCTCACGAAGAAGCCCCTCCAAACTG CGAGAGGTATATGAAAAGGTTTTCGAGAAGACTGCAGACACACACAGTGATTTCTCACGGCTGGCTCGAGTACTCACAGGAAACAGCATAGCCCTAGTGCTGGGCGGAGGCGGAGCCAG GGGCTGCTCTCATGTTGGTGTAATCAAAGCCATGGAGGAAGCAGGAATTCCCATCGACATAGTGGGAGGAACTTCCATTGGCTCATTCATTGGTGCTCTGTATGCAGAGGAGAGAAGTGCTGTTAGGGTCAAGCAGAGGGCAAGAGAGTGGTCCAAG GCAATGAACTCTGTATTCAAAACAGTACTGGATCTTACTTATCCAATCACATCCATGTTTTCTGGCTCTGCCTTCAACACCAGCATCTCTAAAGTCTTTGAGGACAAACAAATCGAG gacTTGTGGCTGCCATACTTTAACGTGACCACAGACATCACAGCTTCTTCTATGCGTGTTCATAAAGATG GCTCCCTGTGGCGCTATGTCAGGGCGAGCATGACCCTTTCCGGGTACCTGCCACCCCTCTGCGACCCTAAAGATGGAAACCTGCTCATGGATGGAGGATACATCAACAACCTGCCAGGCAAGTACGGCCCAGAGCAACTCCTCAGAGAGAGGGCCGCTGGGGCCCAAACACAATCTGGTTTGGTCAAtcacttaattttttgttttaaggAGCTACATTGCTCTGAGTAA
- the pnpla6 gene encoding patatin-like phospholipase domain-containing protein 6 isoform X2 has protein sequence MGQSTSGPESTEPPQLDRFGNIKSLVEDQLQTSMVVGIIIGAGVAIVLIAVLIFFVMRRIQLRKLEAQEAPKYRFRKRDKVLFYGRKIMRKVSQSTSSLVGSASSSRPRLKKKQKMLNIAKKILRFKKEVPTLQMKEPPPSVLEADLTEFDVANSHLPSEVLYMLKNVRVLGHFEKPLFLELCKHMVFLQFQQGEYVFRPGQPDSSIYVVQDGKLELCLTGQDGKDGVVKEVYPGDSVHSLLSILDVITGHQRPYKTVSARAAEVSTVLRLPVDAFLSIFEKYPESLVRVVQIIMVRLQRVTVLALHNYLGLTNELFSHDMQARPSPASPHALRSSPVRHSRRFGSLTVPDKHREAAVQNASGGDQGKDGGTTPTLSRTISMPVDIAGIQKSLRSDFDMAYERGRISVSAEDGEENLLRKTPPAFTREQRERKVTVDEVPSSVYLYPEEESGMENIFTPFQGRPNAALFEEAQKEILKLMKIEDPALLNGRVTFHHAKAGSVLARQGDQDVSLHFVLSGCLHVYQKMIDKQEAVCLFVTHPGEMVGQLAVLTGEPLIFTIKAERDCTYLKISKSDLYEIMREQPSVVLSAAHTVAIRMSPFVRQMDFAIDWMAVEAGRALYRQDDQSDCTYIVLNGRLRSVIRKANGKKELVGEYGRGDLIGVVEALTRQPRATTVHAVRDTELVKLPEGTLNNIKRRYPQVVTRLIHLLGQKILGNLQQPRGPFSSSALGLPSVASSPDVTNPASNLSTVAVLPVCDDVPINAFNLELSHALSAIGPTLLLTSDIIRERLGASALDSIHEYRLSGWLAQQEDINRIVLYQTDSGMTPWTQRCIRQADCILIVGLGDQEPALGELEQMLENTAVRALKQLVLLHREDGPGPSRTVEWLNMRSWCSGHLHLKCPRRIFSRRSPSKLREVYEKVFEKTADTHSDFSRLARVLTGNSIALVLGGGGARGCSHVGVIKAMEEAGIPIDIVGGTSIGSFIGALYAEERSAVRVKQRAREWSKAMNSVFKTVLDLTYPITSMFSGSAFNTSISKVFEDKQIEDLWLPYFNVTTDITASSMRVHKDGCVWRYVRASASYTPYLPPLCDPKDGHLLVDGCYVNNVPADIARNMGTKTVIAIDVGSQDETDLCNYGDSLSGWWLLWKRINPWAEKVKVPDMAEIQSRLAYVSCVRQLELVKKSAYCEYIRPPIDRFKTMDFGKFDEIYDVGYQYGKLLFTEWARGDIIENLLKDHRSADYNDSKKTDSCTCPSADFTDLAEIVSRIEPVQSYLAADAEESDYATEYEEDGMDTVREEEGEEEEEEETEDPEDQSPGEWGPNGIFTSDEEKTVRQRKNITRDPNLDFSGVSDC, from the exons ATGGGACAGAGCACATCAGGCCCAGAGTCCACAGAACCTCCACAG ctGGACAGATTTGGAAACATCAAGAGTTTAGTGGAGGATCAGCTGCAGACCAGCATG GTGGTGGGAATAATAATTGGCGCTGGAGTCGCCATCGTCCTCATCGCTGTCCTCATATTTTTTGTCATGCGCAGAATTCAGCTCCGCA AACTGGAGGCTCAGGAAGCCCCGAAGTATCGCTTTCGTAAAAGAGACAAAGTCTTGTTTTATGGGAGGAAGATTATGAGGAAGGTGTCTCAGTCCACCTCTTCGTTAGTGGGCTCCGCTTCGTCCTCCAGGCCCCGCCTCAAAAAGAAACAGAAGATGCTGAACATTGCCAAAAA GATCCTGCGTTTTAAGAAGGAAGTGCCCACTCTGCAGATGAAGGAACCTCCTCCGTCAGTGCTGGAGGCAGATCTCACAGAGTTCGACGTGGCCAATTCGCACCTGCCATCTGAGGTGCTCTACATGCTGAAGAACGTGCG TGTGTTGGGGCACTTCGAGAAGCCATTGTTCCTGGAGCTGTGTAAGCACATGGTGTTTCTGCAGTTCCAGCAGGGCGAATATGTCTTCAGACCCGGTCAGCCTGATAGCAGCATATATGTGGTACAGGATGGCAAGCTGGAGTTGTGTCTTACTGGACAG GATGGAAAGGATGGAGTTGTCAAAGAAGTTTACCCTGGAGACAGTGTTCACAGTCTGCTAAGCATCCTTGATGTCATCACA GGTCACCAGAGACCTTATAAAACAGTCTCAGCGAGAGCGGCAGAAGTGTCCACTGTCCTCAGACTGCCTGTCGATGCCTTTCTGTCCATCTTTGAGAAATACCCAGAGAGCCTTGTGCGGGTGGTTCAG ATCATCATGGTCCGTCTTCAGAGAGTGACTGTTTTGGCCCTGCACAACTATCTGGGGCTCACCAATGAGCTCTTCAGCCAT GACATGCAGGCTCGTCCCTCTCCTGCCTCTCCTCATGCATTACGCTCCAGTCCGGTACGACACAGCAGACGCTTCGGCAGTCTCACCGTTCCTGATAAACACCGTGAGGCCGCTGTTCAAAATGCTTCTG GTGGGGATCAAGGGAAGGATGGTGGCACAACACCGACACTCAGTAGGACCATATCCATGCCTGTAGACATCGCAG GAATTCAGAAGAGTCTGCGTTCAGATTTCGACATGGCTTATGAGAGAGGCCGGATCTCTGTATCCGCTGAGGATGGAGAGGAAAATCTGCTGAGGAAAACTCCACCTGCTTTCACACGA GAGCAGCGGGAGAGGAAGGTGACTGTGGATGAGGTTCCTTCAAGTGTGTATTTGTATCCTGAGGAGGAGTCGGGCATGGAGAACATTTTTACTCCATTTCAAGGACGACCTAATGCTGCACTGTTCGAGGAGGCCCAGAAAGAGATTCTCAAACTCATGAAGATTGAG GACCCTGCGCTGCTGAACGGGAGGGTGACGTTTCATCATGCTAAAGCTGGATCTGTGTTAGCCAGGCAGGGAGACCAG GATGTGAGTCTGCACTTCGTCCTGTCTGGTTGTCTTCATGTCTATCAGAAGATGATTGACAAGCAGGAAGCAGTGTGTCTGTTTGTGACCCATCCGGGTGAGATGGTTGGACAACTGGCTGTACTCACAGGAGAGCCGCTCATCTTCACCATCAAAGCTGAGCGGGATTGTACCTACCTCAAGATCTCCAAGTCTGACTTATATGA GATCATGCGTGAGCAGCCAAGTGTAGTTCTCAGTGCAGCTCACACCGTGGCTATCCGCATGTCCCCGTTTGTACGGCAGATGGATTTCGCCATTGACTGGATGGCTGTTGAAGCCGGACGGGCCCTGTACAG GCAAGATGATCAGTCCGACTGTACCTATATTGTGCTGAATGGACGACTGCGTTCTGTCATCCGAAAAGCAAATGGGAAGAAGGAGCTTGTTGGAGAGTATGGCAGAGGAGATCTCATTGGAGTT gtgGAGGCTTTGACTCGACAGCCTCGTGCCACCACAGTCCATGCAGTCAGAGACACTGAGCTGGTGAAGCTTCCAGAAGGAACACTCAACAACATTAAGAGAAGATACCCGCAGGTGGTGACACGCTTGATCCATCTGCTGGGGCAGAAGATTCTGGGGAACCTCCAGCAGCCCCGTGGACCTTTCTCAA GCTCCGCTTTGGGTCTGCCAAGTGTAGCATCGAGTCCGGACGTCACTAACCCAGCTAGTAATCTCTCCACTGTGGCAGTGCTTCCTGTTTGTGATGATGTACCAATCAATGCCTTCAATTTGGAGCTCAGCCATGCCCTCAGCGCCATAG GACCAACACTGCTGCTAACCAGTGACATCATCAGAGAGAGACTTGGAGCTTCTGCTTTGGACAG TATTCATGAGTACAGGTTATCAGGCTGGTTGGCTCAGCAGGAGGACATTAATCGTATAGTGCTGTATCAGACGGACAGTGGTATGACCCCATGGACTCAACGCTGTATACGACAAGCTGACTGTATCCTCATTGTGGGGCTTGGAGACCAGGAACCTGCACTTGGAGAG TTGGAGCAGATGCTGGAGAACACAGCAGTACGGGCCCTGAAGCAGTTAGTTCTGCTGCATCGTGAGGACGGGCCAGGTCCGTCGAGAACCGTTGAATGGCTGAACATGCGAAGCTGGTGCTCTGgacaccttcacctgaagtgccCTCGTAGAATTTTCTCACGAAGAAGCCCCTCCAAACTG CGAGAGGTATATGAAAAGGTTTTCGAGAAGACTGCAGACACACACAGTGATTTCTCACGGCTGGCTCGAGTACTCACAGGAAACAGCATAGCCCTAGTGCTGGGCGGAGGCGGAGCCAG GGGCTGCTCTCATGTTGGTGTAATCAAAGCCATGGAGGAAGCAGGAATTCCCATCGACATAGTGGGAGGAACTTCCATTGGCTCATTCATTGGTGCTCTGTATGCAGAGGAGAGAAGTGCTGTTAGGGTCAAGCAGAGGGCAAGAGAGTGGTCCAAG GCAATGAACTCTGTATTCAAAACAGTACTGGATCTTACTTATCCAATCACATCCATGTTTTCTGGCTCTGCCTTCAACACCAGCATCTCTAAAGTCTTTGAGGACAAACAAATCGAG gacTTGTGGCTGCCATACTTTAACGTGACCACAGACATCACAGCTTCTTCTATGCGTGTTCATAAAGATG GCTGTGTTTGGCGCTATGTTAGAGCCAGTGCCTCCTATACCCCTTATCTGCCTCCTCTCTGCGACCCCAAGGACGGCCACCTCCTCGTGGATGGTTGCTATGTTAACAATGTCCCAG CGGACATAGCTCGTAATATGGGCACAAAAACAGTCATCGCCATCGATGTGGGTAGCCAGGATGAGACTGATCTCTGTAACTACGGTGACAGTCTTTCTGGCTGGTGGCTGCTATGGAAACGAATCAACCCGTGGGCAGAGAAAGTGAAG GTGCCTGACATGGCTGAAATCCAGTCCCGTTTGGCCTATGTATCTTGTGTACGACAGCTGGAACTTGTCAAGAAGAGCGCATACTGCGAGTACATTCGGCCACCCATCGACCGCTTTAAGACCATGGACTTTGGGAAATTTGATGAAATCTAT GATGTGGGTTATCAATATGGTAAACTATTGTTTACTGAGTGGGCTCGTGGGGACATTATAGAAAATCTGCTGAAAGACCATCGCTCAGCGGACTACAATGACAGCAAGAAGACTGAT TCGTGCACGTGTCCTAGTGCAGACTTCACTGATCTAGCTGAGATTGTGTCCAGGATTGAGCCGGTGCAGAGCTACTTAGCAGCTGATG CAGAGGAGTCTGACTATGCGACGGAGTATGAGGAGGACGGGATGGACACAGTGAGAGAGGAGGAgggtgaggaagaggaagaggaggagaccGAAGACCCTGAGGACCAGTCTCCTGGAGAATGGGGACCAAATGGGATCTTCACATCA GATGAAGAGAAGACCGTCCGTCAGAGGAAGAACATCACCAGGGACCCCAACTTGGACTTCTCTGGAGTGTCAGATTGCTGA